A single region of the Variovorax paradoxus genome encodes:
- a CDS encoding LysR substrate-binding domain-containing protein, producing the protein MSQIDRVLRSNLKLRHLQMLVALDQFRHLGRAAEFLSVTQPAVSKSLVEIERMFGLALFERSTRGTEPTPYGESVVRFARSVLADYDRTRDEIAAVASGAAGRTSVGAMVVAMPVLMARAVEMLKTRSSQTTVLVEEGDLTRLLPKLRLGELDLFVGRLEPGYAAPDLETEALLAEPMTAVARPGHALTAKRRLSWADLAKERCVMPPPWASLRVKLDQMFFRDGVHPPADIVESASFLAQVSFLQQRDAVAFMARSVARHFQQQGMLQVLPLKVPIELPPVGLITMRGRRRTPSTQQLIECLRRAAKARP; encoded by the coding sequence ATGAGCCAGATCGACCGCGTCCTGCGTTCCAACCTCAAGCTGCGCCACTTGCAAATGCTGGTGGCACTCGACCAGTTCCGCCACCTGGGGCGTGCGGCCGAGTTCCTTTCCGTCACGCAGCCGGCGGTCTCCAAGTCGCTGGTCGAAATCGAGCGCATGTTCGGCCTGGCGTTGTTCGAGCGCTCCACGCGCGGTACCGAGCCCACGCCTTATGGCGAGAGCGTGGTGCGCTTCGCACGCTCGGTGCTGGCCGACTACGACCGAACGCGCGACGAGATCGCTGCCGTGGCCAGCGGTGCGGCGGGCCGCACCAGCGTGGGCGCCATGGTGGTGGCCATGCCGGTGCTGATGGCCCGCGCGGTCGAAATGCTCAAGACGCGTTCATCGCAAACCACCGTGCTGGTGGAGGAGGGCGACCTCACGCGGCTGCTTCCCAAACTGCGCCTGGGTGAGCTCGACCTGTTCGTGGGTCGGCTTGAGCCCGGCTATGCCGCGCCGGATCTTGAAACCGAGGCCCTGCTTGCGGAGCCCATGACAGCCGTGGCACGGCCCGGCCATGCGCTGACGGCGAAGCGGCGGCTGAGCTGGGCCGACCTGGCAAAGGAGCGCTGTGTGATGCCGCCGCCCTGGGCGTCGCTGCGCGTCAAGCTCGACCAGATGTTCTTTCGCGACGGCGTGCATCCGCCGGCCGACATCGTCGAGTCGGCATCGTTCCTGGCGCAGGTCAGCTTCCTGCAGCAACGCGATGCCGTGGCCTTCATGGCGCGCTCCGTGGCGCGGCACTTCCAGCAGCAGGGCATGTTGCAGGTGCTGCCGCTCAAGGTTCCTATCGAGCTGCCGCCCGTCGGCCTCATCACCATGCGCGGCCGAAGGCGCACGCCCAGCACGCAGCAGCTCATCGAATGCCTGCGGCGTGCGGCCAAGGCAAGGCCGTAG
- a CDS encoding NAD-dependent succinate-semialdehyde dehydrogenase → MPLTLSRPQLQRTANFIWGEWCDAAGRTLDVTDPATGGLIARVPDSGADAARAAVDAAHAAFPAWRRTPAKQRAQILKRWNDLVLAHQDDLGRLISREQGKPLAEGIGEVAYAASYIEWFAEEATRANGDVIPAPVTGRRMFAMKEPVGVVAAITPWNFPAAMIARKIAPALAAGCTAVCKPAEDTPLTSLALVALAAEAGVPAGVLNIVTASRERTPEVVDVWLDDARVRKITFTGSTPVGKHLARRSADTLKKLSLELGGNAPFIVFDDADIGAAVDGLMAAKFRNGGQTCVCPNRVFVHEAVHDEFAELLAARVSALRVGPASDPGSQIGPMINARAVEKIERHVQDALARGARLLTGGTRLPALGPNYFAPTVLVNADAAMACACEETFGPVVPLTRFADEADVVAQANDTPFGLAAYFYSRDVRRIWRVADALEAGIVGINEGALAAEAAPFGGVKDSGYGREGSVHGLDDYMHTKYVCQGQLD, encoded by the coding sequence ATGCCACTTACCCTCTCTCGCCCCCAACTGCAACGCACGGCCAACTTCATCTGGGGCGAATGGTGCGACGCCGCCGGCCGCACGCTGGACGTGACCGACCCCGCCACCGGCGGGCTGATTGCGCGCGTGCCCGATTCCGGCGCCGACGCGGCGCGTGCCGCGGTCGATGCGGCGCATGCGGCCTTCCCCGCGTGGCGCCGAACGCCGGCCAAGCAGCGCGCGCAAATCCTCAAGCGCTGGAACGACCTGGTGCTTGCGCATCAGGACGACCTGGGCCGCCTGATCTCGCGCGAACAGGGCAAGCCGCTGGCCGAAGGCATTGGCGAGGTTGCCTATGCGGCAAGCTACATCGAGTGGTTTGCCGAAGAGGCCACGCGCGCCAACGGCGACGTGATTCCCGCGCCGGTCACAGGCCGGCGCATGTTCGCCATGAAGGAGCCGGTGGGCGTGGTCGCCGCCATCACGCCTTGGAACTTTCCGGCCGCGATGATCGCGCGCAAGATTGCACCCGCGCTGGCTGCGGGCTGCACCGCGGTGTGCAAGCCGGCGGAGGACACGCCGCTCACATCGCTGGCGCTGGTGGCCCTTGCCGCGGAGGCCGGCGTGCCCGCGGGGGTGCTCAACATCGTGACGGCCTCGCGCGAGCGCACGCCCGAGGTGGTCGACGTGTGGCTGGACGATGCCCGGGTGCGAAAGATCACCTTCACCGGATCGACGCCTGTCGGCAAGCACCTGGCGCGGCGCTCGGCCGATACGCTGAAGAAACTGTCGCTCGAACTTGGCGGCAATGCGCCCTTCATCGTGTTCGACGATGCCGACATCGGCGCCGCAGTCGATGGCCTCATGGCCGCCAAATTCCGCAATGGCGGACAGACCTGCGTCTGCCCCAACCGCGTGTTCGTGCATGAAGCCGTGCATGACGAGTTTGCCGAACTGCTGGCGGCACGCGTCTCGGCCTTGCGGGTGGGCCCGGCCAGCGACCCGGGCTCGCAGATCGGCCCGATGATCAATGCGCGCGCCGTCGAAAAGATCGAACGGCATGTGCAGGACGCACTCGCCCGCGGTGCGCGCCTGCTCACCGGCGGCACGCGGCTGCCCGCATTGGGGCCGAACTACTTTGCGCCTACCGTGCTGGTGAACGCCGATGCGGCGATGGCCTGCGCCTGCGAAGAGACTTTCGGGCCCGTCGTTCCCCTGACTCGCTTTGCCGACGAGGCGGACGTCGTGGCCCAGGCCAACGACACGCCTTTCGGATTGGCGGCGTACTTCTATTCGCGCGACGTGCGCCGCATCTGGCGCGTGGCCGACGCGCTGGAGGCCGGCATCGTCGGCATCAACGAAGGCGCGCTGGCGGCGGAGGCGGCGCCCTTCGGCGGCGTAAAGGATTCCGGCTACGGGCGCGAAGGCTCCGTGCATGGGCTGGACGACTACATGCACACCAAGTACGTATGCCAGGGCCAGCTGGACTGA
- a CDS encoding tripartite tricarboxylate transporter substrate binding protein codes for MSFNRSLQRRQLVLGGLGAAALATAAGRAFAADYPDRPITFICPWPAGGTADRSMRAICQIAARELGQPIALENRAGASGMIGTKALASAKPDGYTIGQIPISVTRFAQIGTVQVDPLKDLSYLARTSGQTFGIAVPANSPFKSLRDMLAQAKARPGEISYAHAGVGGATHVGMEQFAQAAGVKFNAIAYKGGSAALQDVLGEQVDMLADSSSWAPHVESAKLRLLATWGEARTPRFKDTPTLKELGFDVVVEAPNGIGAPRGLPPAVEKKLRDAFRVAVNSDEFKKVADSIDAPVMYQDGPDYRKYVEAVYRQETDLIRRLNLKELMEKG; via the coding sequence ATGAGTTTCAATCGCTCCCTGCAGCGGCGCCAACTGGTGCTGGGCGGCCTTGGTGCCGCCGCTCTTGCCACGGCCGCCGGCCGCGCATTCGCAGCCGACTATCCGGACCGCCCCATCACCTTCATCTGCCCCTGGCCGGCCGGCGGCACGGCCGACCGTTCGATGCGCGCCATCTGCCAGATTGCGGCGCGAGAGCTCGGCCAGCCCATTGCGCTGGAAAACCGCGCCGGCGCTTCGGGAATGATCGGCACCAAGGCCCTGGCCTCCGCCAAGCCTGATGGCTACACCATCGGGCAGATTCCCATTTCGGTCACTCGCTTTGCGCAGATAGGCACCGTGCAGGTCGACCCGCTGAAAGACCTGAGCTACCTTGCCCGCACCTCCGGCCAGACCTTCGGCATAGCAGTGCCGGCGAATTCGCCCTTCAAGTCGCTGCGGGACATGCTGGCGCAAGCCAAGGCCAGGCCGGGCGAGATCAGCTATGCCCACGCCGGCGTGGGCGGCGCCACCCATGTGGGAATGGAGCAGTTCGCGCAGGCGGCGGGTGTCAAGTTCAACGCCATCGCCTACAAGGGCGGCTCCGCGGCGCTGCAAGATGTGCTGGGCGAACAGGTCGACATGCTGGCCGACAGCAGCTCCTGGGCCCCGCATGTGGAAAGCGCCAAGCTGCGCCTGCTTGCCACCTGGGGCGAAGCGCGCACGCCGCGCTTCAAGGACACGCCCACGCTCAAGGAGCTGGGTTTCGACGTGGTGGTGGAAGCGCCCAACGGCATCGGCGCGCCGCGCGGGTTGCCGCCCGCGGTGGAAAAGAAGCTGCGCGACGCGTTCCGCGTTGCCGTCAACAGCGATGAGTTCAAGAAGGTGGCCGACAGCATCGATGCCCCGGTGATGTACCAGGACGGCCCCGACTATCGGAAGTATGTCGAAGCCGTGTACCGCCAGGAGACCGACCTGATCCGCAGGCTCAATCTCAAGGAACTGATGGAGAAGGGTTGA
- a CDS encoding Crp/Fnr family transcriptional regulator, whose amino-acid sequence MYLHTLVAGLPQAERAALVQATELRSYRRNETVLAADEWTDCIYCVAGGLLRVVAHGSTSDDVTTEFIRQDDFFFGSSFSEDRYQVAQSLVAALPSSVYLIPVSEMRRLCALHPEISLKLLELAMKRLSAMRGQLRRISSLPSEDLVGRVLHQLSQLAPSTTGGYDKRITQAVIASYAGLSREVVNKAMRNMEDRGLVRRDEHGLHVSSDFAATDFEPLPDRHDGCAHPAAASDPKSSND is encoded by the coding sequence ATGTATCTGCACACGCTGGTTGCCGGTCTGCCGCAGGCGGAGCGCGCGGCATTGGTCCAGGCCACCGAACTGCGCTCCTACCGGCGCAATGAAACCGTGCTCGCCGCCGACGAGTGGACCGACTGCATCTATTGCGTGGCAGGCGGGCTGCTGCGCGTGGTGGCGCATGGCAGCACCAGCGACGACGTCACCACCGAATTCATCCGGCAGGACGATTTCTTCTTCGGCTCTTCTTTCAGCGAAGACCGCTACCAGGTTGCACAGTCGCTGGTCGCGGCGCTTCCTTCGTCGGTGTACCTGATTCCGGTTTCCGAGATGCGCAGGCTGTGCGCGCTGCATCCGGAAATTTCATTGAAGCTGCTCGAGCTTGCCATGAAGCGCCTGAGCGCAATGCGCGGTCAGCTCCGGCGGATTTCATCGCTGCCCTCCGAAGACCTGGTCGGCCGCGTGCTGCACCAACTGAGCCAGCTGGCGCCTTCCACCACCGGCGGCTACGACAAGCGCATCACGCAGGCGGTGATCGCATCGTATGCGGGGCTTTCGCGCGAGGTGGTCAACAAGGCCATGCGCAACATGGAAGACCGCGGGCTGGTGCGCCGCGACGAGCACGGGTTGCACGTGTCTTCGGACTTTGCCGCCACAGACTTCGAACCGCTGCCCGACCGGCACGATGGCTGCGCGCATCCGGCCGCTGCATCGGACCCTAAATCCTCGAACGATTGA
- a CDS encoding DUF2269 family protein: MEYLVLKYVHVISSTLLFGTGIGSAFYLLATTLSGDVRAIAVVSRMVVRADWLFTATTAVLQPVTGLWLVHRMGMPLSTPWLAASLVCYALAIACWLPVVWLQMRLRDLAAQAAEGNTPLPPRYWRLFKWWVALGVPAFFLFLALFWLMIAKPALGGA; this comes from the coding sequence ATGGAATACCTTGTCTTGAAGTACGTACACGTGATCTCGTCGACGCTGCTGTTCGGTACCGGTATCGGCTCGGCCTTCTACCTGCTGGCCACCACCCTGTCCGGCGACGTGCGGGCGATAGCGGTCGTCTCGCGCATGGTGGTACGTGCCGACTGGCTCTTCACCGCAACGACGGCCGTGCTGCAGCCGGTCACGGGCCTGTGGCTGGTGCACCGCATGGGCATGCCTCTCTCTACACCGTGGCTCGCGGCCTCGCTGGTCTGCTACGCGCTGGCCATCGCCTGCTGGCTGCCTGTCGTCTGGCTGCAGATGCGGCTGCGCGACCTGGCGGCGCAAGCGGCCGAGGGCAATACGCCGTTGCCGCCGCGCTACTGGCGTCTCTTCAAGTGGTGGGTGGCACTGGGCGTGCCCGCCTTCTTTCTCTTTCTTGCGCTGTTCTGGCTCATGATCGCCAAGCCCGCGCTCGGCGGCGCCTGA
- a CDS encoding UxaA family hydrolase, with protein MNDSPLLRLHPNDNVLVAKTPISLGETIAEFGVRARAQVPAGHKIASRAIAAGEQVKKYDTVIGVASRDLEAGDYVHSHNLTLVDSYRDPGFCQDVRPVDYVPEAQRATFMGFVRADGRVGTRNFIGILSSVNCSATVIKRIAAHFTPERLAAFPNVDGVAAFAQTSGCGMSSPSEHFDVLRRTLAGYARHPNLAGVLIVGLGCERNQVDALVDSQGLQQGRLMRTMVMQEVGGTRQTIEAGIRAIEEMLPEANAAQRTRVGANHLKIGLECGGSDGFSGITANPALGAAMDVLVRHGGTAILSETPEIHGVEFMLTRRAATPEVGQKLLDRLAWWERYAAGQNAQFNGVVGHGNQAGGLANIFEKSLGSAMKGGTTPLQAVYEYAEPIDKTGFVFMDSPGYDPVAVTGQIASGAQLICFTTGRGSMFGSKPAPTIKLASNTPMFKRLQEDMDINCGVVIDGELSVPELGQQIFEQILRHASGERTRSEVLGLGDHEFVPWHLGIVS; from the coding sequence ATGAACGACAGCCCCCTGCTCCGCCTGCACCCGAACGACAACGTACTGGTTGCCAAGACACCCATCTCCCTGGGCGAGACGATTGCCGAGTTCGGCGTGCGGGCGCGGGCGCAGGTTCCCGCGGGGCACAAGATCGCGTCGCGCGCCATTGCGGCCGGCGAGCAGGTGAAGAAGTACGACACCGTCATTGGCGTGGCGTCGCGCGACCTGGAGGCTGGCGACTACGTGCACAGCCACAACCTCACGCTGGTCGATTCGTACCGCGACCCGGGCTTTTGCCAGGACGTGCGGCCGGTGGACTACGTGCCCGAGGCGCAGCGCGCCACGTTCATGGGCTTTGTGCGCGCCGACGGCCGCGTGGGCACGCGCAACTTCATCGGCATCTTGTCGTCGGTCAACTGCTCGGCCACGGTCATCAAGCGCATTGCGGCGCACTTCACGCCCGAACGCCTGGCGGCGTTTCCCAACGTGGACGGCGTGGCCGCGTTTGCGCAGACCAGCGGCTGCGGCATGTCTTCGCCGAGCGAGCATTTCGACGTGCTGCGCCGCACCCTTGCCGGCTACGCGCGCCACCCCAACCTGGCCGGCGTGCTGATCGTGGGCCTTGGCTGCGAGCGCAACCAGGTCGATGCGCTGGTCGACTCGCAGGGGCTCCAACAGGGCCGCCTCATGCGCACGATGGTGATGCAGGAAGTGGGCGGCACGCGCCAGACCATCGAAGCGGGTATTCGCGCCATCGAGGAAATGCTGCCGGAGGCCAACGCGGCGCAACGCACCCGAGTGGGGGCCAACCACCTGAAGATCGGCCTGGAGTGCGGCGGGTCGGACGGCTTCTCGGGCATCACGGCCAACCCGGCATTGGGCGCGGCCATGGATGTGCTGGTGCGCCATGGCGGCACCGCCATCCTCTCTGAAACGCCCGAGATTCATGGCGTCGAATTCATGCTCACGCGCCGCGCCGCAACGCCCGAGGTCGGCCAGAAGCTGCTCGACCGGCTGGCCTGGTGGGAGCGCTACGCGGCCGGCCAGAACGCGCAGTTCAACGGCGTGGTCGGGCACGGCAACCAGGCCGGGGGGCTGGCGAACATCTTCGAGAAATCCCTCGGCTCGGCCATGAAGGGCGGGACCACGCCGCTGCAGGCGGTGTACGAATATGCGGAGCCCATCGACAAGACCGGCTTCGTCTTCATGGATTCACCGGGCTACGACCCTGTAGCCGTGACCGGGCAGATTGCCAGCGGCGCACAGCTGATCTGCTTCACCACCGGACGCGGCTCGATGTTCGGCAGCAAGCCGGCACCGACAATCAAGCTGGCCAGCAACACGCCGATGTTCAAGCGCCTGCAAGAAGACATGGACATCAACTGCGGCGTGGTGATCGATGGTGAGCTTTCGGTGCCCGAGCTGGGGCAGCAGATCTTCGAGCAGATATTGCGCCACGCCTCCGGCGAACGCACGCGCAGTGAAGTGCTGGGCCTGGGCGACCATGAATTCGTACCGTGGCACCTTGGCATCGTGAGCTGA
- a CDS encoding helix-turn-helix transcriptional regulator: MSAATAAAEVVRHLFAQANATDLAFLMRSIELGDSLSASQIARRILDGIAAHPESKLSTVDAQGADKMLHTERIASKGPLTPRELNVLRLIAQGKTNRQIAEESKRSAHTIGAQLKSIYCKLAVKSRTQAVCEATQKGLLNWNASS; this comes from the coding sequence ATGAGCGCCGCCACAGCCGCTGCGGAGGTTGTGCGGCACCTCTTCGCGCAGGCGAACGCAACAGACCTCGCCTTTCTGATGCGGTCGATCGAGCTCGGCGACTCCCTGTCGGCATCGCAGATCGCTCGCCGCATCCTCGACGGCATTGCCGCGCACCCGGAGTCCAAGCTGTCTACTGTCGACGCACAGGGTGCGGACAAGATGCTGCACACCGAACGCATCGCATCCAAGGGACCGCTGACGCCCAGGGAGCTGAACGTGCTGCGGCTGATCGCCCAGGGCAAGACCAACCGGCAGATTGCCGAGGAGAGCAAGCGTTCGGCCCACACCATCGGCGCCCAGCTCAAGAGCATCTACTGCAAGCTGGCCGTGAAGTCGCGCACGCAAGCGGTTTGCGAGGCCACGCAGAAGGGCCTTCTCAACTGGAACGCGTCTTCCTGA
- a CDS encoding protein-tyrosine phosphatase family protein, which produces MKTWTPNFSWITQELAVGGSFPSERAEELASAHRIRAVVDLRNEAKDDEAVLHRHGMTLLHLPTEDMCGVDAEQLDEGVAFASAALDRGERVLIHCEHGIGRSATLALCVMVFRGDRPLDALEQMKSRRALVSPSPAQFACWTEWLARHRELNRAPWEVPDFDAFQAIAYRHMRIR; this is translated from the coding sequence ATGAAGACCTGGACACCCAACTTCAGCTGGATCACGCAGGAGCTTGCCGTCGGTGGCAGCTTTCCGTCGGAGCGGGCCGAAGAGCTCGCCTCCGCGCATCGCATTCGCGCGGTGGTCGACCTGCGCAACGAGGCCAAGGACGACGAGGCCGTGCTTCACCGGCACGGCATGACGCTGCTGCATTTGCCGACCGAGGACATGTGCGGCGTCGATGCCGAGCAGCTCGATGAGGGCGTGGCCTTTGCCAGCGCCGCGCTCGACCGCGGTGAACGCGTGCTCATTCATTGCGAACACGGCATCGGCCGCTCGGCCACGCTCGCGCTGTGCGTGATGGTGTTTCGCGGCGATCGCCCGCTCGATGCGCTCGAGCAGATGAAAAGCCGCAGGGCGCTGGTGTCGCCCTCCCCTGCGCAGTTCGCCTGCTGGACCGAATGGCTCGCACGCCACCGCGAACTGAACCGCGCGCCATGGGAGGTTCCGGATTTCGATGCGTTCCAGGCCATTGCATACCGCCACATGCGGATTCGCTGA
- a CDS encoding SDR family oxidoreductase → MRVVIVGASGFLGRAFAQAFAHRGADLLCTARDADKARAEAGWPQTHAQWVSADLAEVPLASFWTEHLRPGDVVINAAGVLRERRAGEFDAVHHLGPVQLFDACAAVGVALVIQVSALGATPAGASGYYRSKGAADRHLRRCRVASAIVQPSLVWGDEGASANLFAALAVMPMLVLPGGGRQWLQPVHLHDVVAGVLALAEARPVGSRTIAFVGPEPVSLRTYLADLRRQLGYAHQAWVLPLPESLFRWGATLAGRWKGSFLDAETAGMLLQGNAAPAADLEGWLGRAPRSHRAFIPAHGMPALRRAAWLQWMLPLLRWSVALVWIWTFVVSIGLYPRDQSLALLARVGASGAWAELLLDGAAVFDLALGVGTLALPAAWRGRVLWPLQLALIAFYTAAITWAMPEFWLHPFGPLSKNLPMCAAIGLLWAMEPPTHRGTPPRTPP, encoded by the coding sequence GTGAGGGTAGTGATCGTCGGCGCATCCGGCTTTCTCGGGCGCGCATTCGCCCAAGCCTTCGCGCACCGCGGGGCGGACTTGCTGTGCACCGCGCGCGACGCCGACAAGGCACGCGCGGAGGCCGGCTGGCCGCAGACCCATGCGCAATGGGTCTCCGCAGACCTGGCCGAGGTTCCCCTCGCTTCGTTCTGGACGGAACACCTGCGCCCCGGTGATGTCGTCATCAACGCGGCCGGCGTGCTGCGCGAGCGCCGCGCCGGCGAGTTCGATGCCGTTCATCACCTGGGGCCGGTGCAGCTTTTCGACGCGTGCGCCGCGGTGGGCGTCGCGCTGGTGATCCAGGTCTCGGCCTTGGGCGCAACGCCCGCCGGGGCCAGCGGCTACTACCGCAGCAAGGGCGCCGCAGACAGGCACCTGCGGCGGTGCCGGGTGGCGTCGGCCATCGTGCAGCCTTCGCTGGTGTGGGGCGACGAGGGTGCGAGCGCGAATCTCTTCGCCGCGCTGGCCGTCATGCCGATGCTGGTTCTGCCCGGCGGCGGCCGCCAATGGCTGCAGCCGGTTCACCTGCATGACGTGGTGGCGGGCGTACTGGCGCTGGCGGAGGCGCGGCCCGTGGGCAGCCGCACCATCGCCTTCGTGGGCCCCGAGCCGGTGAGCTTGCGCACCTACCTGGCCGACCTGCGCCGGCAGCTCGGCTATGCGCACCAGGCGTGGGTGCTGCCGCTGCCCGAGAGCCTGTTCAGGTGGGGCGCGACGCTGGCCGGGCGGTGGAAGGGCAGCTTCCTGGACGCCGAAACCGCCGGCATGCTGCTGCAAGGCAATGCCGCGCCCGCCGCCGACCTGGAGGGCTGGCTCGGGCGGGCGCCGCGCTCGCACCGGGCTTTCATTCCCGCCCATGGCATGCCGGCGCTGCGCCGCGCCGCATGGCTGCAATGGATGCTGCCGCTGCTGCGCTGGTCCGTTGCGCTGGTGTGGATCTGGACCTTCGTCGTCTCCATCGGGCTCTATCCGCGCGACCAGAGTCTGGCGCTGCTGGCCCGCGTGGGCGCGAGCGGCGCATGGGCCGAGCTGCTGCTCGACGGCGCCGCAGTGTTCGACCTGGCCCTGGGCGTCGGCACGCTCGCGCTGCCCGCCGCTTGGCGCGGCCGCGTGCTGTGGCCGCTGCAGTTGGCGCTGATCGCCTTCTACACAGCGGCCATCACGTGGGCCATGCCGGAGTTCTGGCTGCATCCCTTCGGCCCGCTCTCCAAGAACCTGCCGATGTGCGCGGCCATCGGCCTGCTCTGGGCCATGGAGCCGCCCACGCACCGCGGCACGCCGCCTCGAACGCCTCCTTGA
- a CDS encoding ZIP family metal transporter → MRPVRRVLGFCIVALGLGLVAFEAAEAILRGDARVRGALLGGSLAALATALGTLPVALSQQFSQRSCDTMLGFGAGVMLAATSFSLVIPGLEAAQAQGAGTWAAGGIVGGGVLLGAALLLAIDRMVPHEHFVKGLEGPKAMKLKRVWLFVLAIALHNLPEGLAIGVAFAGSDPVAATALATGISIQDVPEGMVVALALRGVGYGRFMSVGLGVASGLVEPAMAVLGATVVTLTASLLPWGLALAAGAMLFVISHEIIPESHRQGHEAFATGGLMVGFVLMMVLDTALG, encoded by the coding sequence ATGCGACCCGTGCGTCGAGTGCTTGGTTTCTGCATCGTCGCACTGGGGCTGGGCTTGGTGGCCTTCGAGGCGGCCGAGGCGATCTTGCGCGGCGATGCACGGGTGCGTGGCGCCTTGCTGGGCGGCAGCCTGGCGGCGCTGGCGACCGCGCTGGGCACCCTGCCGGTGGCTCTTTCGCAGCAGTTCTCGCAGCGCAGCTGCGACACCATGCTCGGCTTCGGCGCCGGCGTGATGCTTGCCGCCACTTCGTTCTCGCTTGTGATACCGGGCCTGGAGGCCGCGCAAGCCCAAGGCGCCGGGACCTGGGCCGCCGGAGGCATCGTGGGCGGGGGTGTGCTGCTCGGCGCGGCGCTGCTGCTGGCCATCGACCGCATGGTTCCGCATGAGCATTTCGTGAAGGGCCTCGAAGGGCCCAAGGCCATGAAGCTGAAGCGGGTGTGGCTCTTCGTGCTGGCCATTGCGCTGCACAACCTGCCCGAAGGCCTGGCGATCGGCGTCGCCTTCGCGGGTTCCGACCCGGTGGCGGCCACCGCGCTGGCCACGGGCATCTCTATCCAGGACGTGCCCGAAGGCATGGTCGTGGCGCTTGCGCTGCGCGGCGTGGGCTACGGGCGTTTCATGTCGGTGGGTCTTGGCGTGGCTTCAGGCCTGGTGGAACCGGCCATGGCGGTGCTGGGCGCCACGGTGGTCACGCTGACCGCCAGCCTGCTGCCCTGGGGCCTTGCATTGGCGGCGGGCGCCATGCTGTTCGTCATCAGCCACGAGATCATTCCGGAGTCGCACCGCCAGGGACACGAGGCCTTTGCAACAGGCGGCCTGATGGTCGGCTTTGTGCTGATGATGGTGCTCGACACGGCACTGGGGTAA